One Ahaetulla prasina isolate Xishuangbanna chromosome 10, ASM2864084v1, whole genome shotgun sequence genomic region harbors:
- the NDUFS5 gene encoding NADH dehydrogenase [ubiquinone] iron-sulfur protein 5: protein MFRPSMAHARFTARRVCRETRVLRDGRGDVKAPQGRRRGRKRRCRSPRTAMPLLDVQNQLGINLDRWMLRMSSKQPFQQPSVCHTFEKEWLECSEGIGLTRAKEECRLEAEDLEECMTKRKMMQRVRAILKQRDLMIKEGKYTPPTYQND from the exons ATGTTTCGCCCCTCTATGGCGCACGCGCGCTTCACGGCCCGGCGCGTGTGTCGCGAAACGCGAGTGTTGCGCGACGGCCGCGGTGACGTAAAAGCCCCGCAAGGACGGCGGCGAGGGAGGAAGCGACGGTGCCGCAGCCCGAGGAcag CCATGCCACTTCTTGATGTCCAAAACCAGCTGGGCATTAACCTAGACAGATGGATGCTCCGCATGAGTAGCAAGCAGCCCTTTCAGCAGCCCAGCGTGTGCCACACGTtcgagaaggagtggctggagtgttCGGAAGGCATTGGGCTGACCCGGGCCAAGGAGGAGTGCCGGCTGGAGGCTGAAGATCTGGAGGAGTGCATGACCAAGCGCAAGATG ATGCAGCGTGTCCGAGCCATCTTGAAGCAAAGGGACTTAATGATTAAGGAGGGGAAGTACACGCCACCCACCTACCAGAATGACTGA